In the Arachis ipaensis cultivar K30076 chromosome B10, Araip1.1, whole genome shotgun sequence genome, one interval contains:
- the LOC107620531 gene encoding uncharacterized protein LOC107620531: MDSNKEPTEKGEASNKDVITGKQAQEKEDQPQISKKGKEAMEEPTKDHKQGVSFTPPLPYPQRFNKETKDQHFYKFLEVFKRLEINIPLAEALDQMPLYVKFLKDLINKKRSWHEKETILLTEEGKALIQKGLPPKLEDPGSFFLPCTIGRLSINKAMCDLGANFVVLDSDKDEGDSIILGRPFLATARAIIDVEQGELTLRMHDESITLNVFPGTQFRDEKKNCIEIDKEDLQWKEGTSKEITDYFPRQEINNIVRQKENETVQGEEGNQEEIEVLTTEKKNPKVKPIVKEEGSTKRRKKSKKKTQKGWENKKIPTEGFSKGDEV, from the exons ATGGACAGCAACAAAGAGCCAACAGAAAAAGGGGAAGCCAGCAACAAGGATGTGATAACAGGCAAGCAAGCTCAAGAAAAGGAAGACCAACCACAAATCTCAAAAAAAGGGAAGGAAGCAATGGAAGAACCAACCAAGGATCACAAGCAGGGAGTGAGCtttacacctccactgccatatccccaaagaTTCAATAAAGAAACCAAGGATCAACACTTCTATAAATTTCTTGAGGTTTTCAAGAGGCTGGAGATAAACATCCCTTTGGCTGAGGCATTAGATCAAATGCCTCTATATGTGAAATTCCTGAAAGATCTCATCaataagaagagaagttggcatgAGAAAGAAACTATATTGCTCACTGAAGAAGGCAAGGCATTAATTCAAAAAGGGCTTCCACCCAAACTTGAAGATCCTGGAAGTTTCTTTCTGCCTTGTACCATTGGAAGATTGAGCATCAACAAGGCAATGTGTGATttaggggcaa actttgtggtCTTAGACTCAGATAAGGATGAAGGTGATTCCATTATACTGgggagaccattcttggccactgctagggccattATAGACGTGGAGCAGGGAGAGCTTACCCTCAGAATGCATGATGAAAGCATCACCTTGAATGTCTTTCCAGGGACACAGTTCAGAGATGAAAAGAAAAACTGCATAGAAATTGACAAAGAGGACTTGCAGTGGAAGGAAGGAACTAGCAAGGAAATCACTGATTATTTTCCAAGGCAAGAAATAAACAACATAGTAAGGCAAAAGGAGAATGAGACTGTGCAAGGCGAAGAGGGAAATCAAGAAGAAATTGAAGTGTTAACCACTGAGAAGAAAAACCCCAAGGTGAAGCCTATTGTCAAGgaagaaggatcaacaaaaagaagaaagaaaagcaagaaaaagactCAAAAGGGATGggagaacaagaagatccctactgagGGATTTTCCAAGGGTGATGAAGTATAG